Proteins from a genomic interval of Clostridium scatologenes:
- a CDS encoding GntR family transcriptional regulator, with the protein MDMKFDDKLPIYVQIMNIIKKEIVSQNLKPGDKLPSVREMSAKFKVNPNTLQRVYQELERENITYTQRGTGTFIKEDISMVDNLKKDMAKEIIDNFINGMKNLGFSNEEIIHIIQNRIQED; encoded by the coding sequence ATGGATATGAAATTTGATGATAAACTTCCTATATATGTTCAAATAATGAATATCATAAAGAAGGAGATAGTTTCACAAAATTTGAAACCAGGTGATAAATTGCCATCAGTAAGAGAAATGTCAGCAAAGTTTAAAGTAAACCCTAATACACTTCAAAGAGTTTATCAAGAATTGGAAAGAGAAAATATAACTTATACACAAAGAGGTACAGGCACTTTTATTAAGGAGGATATAAGTATGGTAGATAATTTAAAAAAAGATATGGCAAAGGAAATTATAGATAATTTTATAAATGGAATGAAAAACTTAGGTTTTAGTAATGAAGAAATAATTCATATAATCCAGAATAGAATACAGGAGGACTAA
- a CDS encoding ABC transporter ATP-binding protein, producing MEDFILKANNIEKSYFNKKALSGINIEVKKGRIIGLLGPNGSGKTTFLKIAAGILRQSSGEIFIDGHKPGVYTKGIVSYLPDKDYLFKWMKIKDAVEFFNSFYKDFDKDKAEELLKFMNLDENSKITALSKGMSEKLYLTLTLSRKAKLYILDEPLGGVDPTTREKILDAILDNYSEDSSMIITTHLVNDIERLFDDVAFISKGEIVLSGNAENFRNEKGISIDELYREVFKDA from the coding sequence ATGGAAGATTTTATTTTAAAAGCTAATAATATTGAAAAAAGTTATTTCAATAAAAAGGCTTTAAGTGGAATAAATATAGAAGTTAAAAAAGGTAGAATAATAGGACTTTTAGGTCCTAATGGTAGTGGCAAAACTACTTTTTTAAAAATAGCAGCAGGTATTTTAAGACAAAGTAGTGGCGAAATATTTATAGATGGTCATAAACCAGGAGTATATACTAAAGGTATAGTATCCTATTTACCTGATAAAGATTATTTATTTAAATGGATGAAGATTAAAGATGCAGTAGAGTTTTTTAATAGTTTTTATAAGGATTTTGATAAAGATAAAGCTGAAGAACTTTTAAAATTTATGAATTTAGATGAAAATTCTAAAATTACAGCCCTTTCAAAGGGAATGTCTGAAAAATTATATTTAACACTTACTTTATCTAGAAAGGCAAAACTTTATATATTAGATGAGCCTTTGGGGGGAGTAGATCCTACTACAAGGGAAAAAATATTAGATGCTATATTAGATAACTATAGTGAGGATAGTTCTATGATTATAACAACTCATCTTGTAAATGATATTGAAAGATTGTTTGATGATGTAGCATTTATATCAAAAGGAGAAATAGTGTTAAGTGGTAATGCTGAGAATTTTAGAAATGAAAAAGGGATATCTATAGATGAATTATATAGGGAGGTGTTTAAGGATGCTTAA
- a CDS encoding membrane protein: MLNLVKYELKGYAKELIISLGIIIVLNLLLLTRIKAWSNEGILVLSCMITFAILIAVFIWNITLFSKDMYKDSGYLLFTLPESGYSILGAKLLTALIQNIIVGLSAILFNFIIFTQVSNDWKEILSQISSYFNKGFIILIIVSIVVYIVYLLTIIYFSISLSRVAIRNRKLGKLSAFAIFVVLSIVIGQLLRMTSEVFPETFNINVVSPKLQSAMAMYTMHGIDINIASLIFEVIIFIVLFIITSYILENKIDL, translated from the coding sequence ATGCTTAATTTGGTAAAATATGAATTAAAGGGGTATGCAAAGGAACTTATTATAAGTCTTGGTATAATTATTGTACTTAATTTGTTATTGCTCACAAGAATAAAAGCATGGTCAAATGAAGGAATACTTGTGTTATCATGTATGATAACTTTTGCCATACTTATTGCAGTTTTTATATGGAATATAACCTTATTTAGTAAGGATATGTATAAAGATAGTGGATATTTATTATTTACTCTTCCAGAAAGTGGTTATTCTATTTTAGGAGCAAAGCTTTTAACAGCTCTAATTCAAAATATAATAGTGGGGTTATCAGCTATTCTTTTTAATTTTATTATATTTACACAAGTTTCCAATGATTGGAAAGAAATTTTGTCACAAATTTCAAGCTATTTTAATAAAGGATTTATTATACTTATAATTGTAAGTATTGTAGTATATATTGTATATTTGCTAACAATAATATATTTTTCAATATCATTAAGTAGAGTTGCAATTAGAAATAGAAAGTTAGGAAAATTAAGTGCTTTTGCAATATTTGTTGTTCTTTCAATTGTAATAGGTCAACTTTTAAGAATGACATCTGAAGTTTTTCCTGAAACATTCAATATAAATGTAGTATCACCTAAGCTACAAAGTGCTATGGCTATGTATACAATGCATGGAATTGATATCAACATAGCATCTTTAATTTTTGAGGTTATAATATTTATAGTTCTTTTCATAATAACTTCTTACATTTTAGAAAATAAAATAGATTTATAA
- a CDS encoding NADH peroxidase — MKKFVCTVCGYIHEGNKPPEVCPICKADASKFKEVNENLSWADEHKIGVASDVDNEIVEDLRANFIGECTEVGMYLAMSRQADREGFPEVAEAYKRIAFEEAEHASKFAELLGEVVKPNTKENLKARVEAEYGACDGKKKLASLAKEKNLDAIHDTVHEMCKDEARHGRAFKGLLERYFK, encoded by the coding sequence ATGAAAAAATTTGTTTGTACAGTTTGTGGGTATATCCATGAAGGAAATAAGCCACCAGAAGTATGTCCTATTTGTAAAGCTGATGCAAGTAAGTTTAAGGAAGTGAATGAAAACCTATCATGGGCAGATGAACATAAAATAGGTGTAGCGTCAGATGTTGATAATGAGATAGTAGAAGATTTAAGAGCAAATTTTATAGGTGAGTGCACAGAAGTAGGAATGTACCTTGCTATGTCAAGACAGGCAGATAGGGAGGGATTTCCTGAAGTTGCAGAAGCATATAAAAGAATAGCTTTTGAAGAAGCAGAACATGCATCAAAATTTGCAGAACTTTTAGGAGAAGTGGTAAAACCTAATACTAAGGAAAATTTAAAGGCAAGAGTTGAAGCTGAATATGGAGCTTGTGATGGAAAGAAAAAACTTGCAAGTCTTGCAAAGGAAAAAAATTTAGATGCCATTCATGATACAGTTCATGAAATGTGTAAAGATGAAGCAAGACATGGTAGAGCTTTTAAAGGCTTACTAGAGAGATATTTTAAGTAA
- a CDS encoding DUF1540 domain-containing protein — protein sequence MSRINCNVINCSHNNERICYANVVNVGGKSAHSDSETCCASFLDSIVYSHLTNNVNDPKNSCNSITCNVATCIHNSNNVCAADSIKVSGDNVNLYTETNCLTFKNE from the coding sequence ATGTCAAGAATTAATTGTAATGTTATAAACTGTTCACACAATAACGAAAGAATCTGTTATGCTAACGTTGTAAACGTTGGTGGAAAAAGTGCTCATAGTGATTCTGAAACCTGTTGTGCATCCTTTTTAGACTCCATAGTTTATAGCCATCTTACAAATAACGTTAATGATCCAAAAAATAGCTGTAATTCAATCACCTGTAATGTAGCCACTTGTATTCATAATTCAAATAATGTATGTGCTGCAGATTCTATAAAAGTTAGCGGTGATAATGTTAATTTATATACAGAAACTAATTGTCTAACTTTTAAAAACGAATAA
- a CDS encoding tetratricopeptide repeat protein — translation MFIINNKPIELKTLEDKKKIAEKFYFKAYYSIYKDEKIKFYTMAIKMNPKYTDAYFNRAEVFRSLKEYSKSIKDFTRVIELDPKDKDAYNNMAVAYYENEEYEKALDSYTKVIKLDHENYNAYFNRGLTYKAQNKYHKAIKDFYKTIVLNPVDKEAYFNRGIMYYNIGKYNKAVEDYTKAIEIDNKYEDAYNNRGTVFYLIGKYEEAIKDYIKVITLNPNSLETYYNISLICAEEDMNSIICSENKKIITNDN, via the coding sequence ATGTTTATTATTAATAATAAACCAATTGAATTAAAAACTTTGGAAGATAAAAAGAAGATAGCAGAAAAATTTTATTTTAAAGCATATTATTCAATTTATAAAGATGAAAAAATTAAATTTTATACAATGGCAATAAAGATGAATCCTAAATATACAGATGCTTATTTTAATAGAGCTGAGGTATTTAGAAGTTTAAAAGAATATTCTAAATCAATAAAGGATTTTACAAGGGTAATAGAGTTAGATCCTAAGGATAAAGATGCTTATAACAATATGGCTGTTGCTTATTACGAAAATGAAGAATATGAAAAAGCTTTAGACAGCTATACTAAAGTAATAAAATTAGATCATGAAAATTATAATGCTTATTTTAATAGGGGATTAACATATAAAGCTCAAAATAAATATCATAAGGCAATAAAAGATTTTTATAAAACAATTGTTTTAAATCCTGTGGATAAAGAAGCTTATTTTAATAGAGGAATTATGTATTATAATATTGGAAAATACAATAAAGCAGTTGAAGATTATACTAAAGCAATTGAAATAGATAATAAATATGAAGATGCTTATAACAATAGAGGAACAGTATTTTATTTAATAGGAAAATATGAAGAAGCTATTAAGGATTATATAAAGGTTATAACATTAAATCCTAACAGTTTAGAAACATATTATAACATATCATTAATATGTGCAGAAGAAGATATGAATAGTATTATATGTAGTGAAAATAAAAAAATTATAACAAATGATAATTAG
- a CDS encoding alpha-amylase family glycosyl hydrolase yields MKSWVHESIFYHIYPLGFCEAPISNDSEIQIVNRIEKIKQWIPHMKSLGINAVYLGPVFESNTHGYDTTDYYKIDKRLGSNEDFKALCKSLHENGIRIVLDGVFNHVGRNFFAFKDIIKNDQNSKYRNWFSNINFSLESPYKDNFSYDTWEGHYELVKLNLKNPEVKEHLFKAVSYWIETFNIDGLRLDAANCLDINFLKELSVYCKNKKEDFWLMGEVIHGDYNIWANENMLDSITNYECYKGIYSSLNDKNYFEINYSLNREFGEHGIYKNLNLYNFIDNHDVTRISSILNNPNHIYLAYTMLFTMPGVPSVYYGSEYGIKGKKCGNSDLALRPSLYEIKNQTLNEKLFDLITQLSKIRTFSPSLKFGIYKEIVIKNEQIVFARIYNEETILVVLNLSDNQITSFKFNITNHGTYLLDLLENNKEYTLENGTITLDLEPYCKKILKIL; encoded by the coding sequence ATGAAATCTTGGGTACATGAATCAATATTTTATCATATATATCCACTAGGATTTTGTGAAGCTCCTATTTCAAATGATTCTGAAATTCAAATTGTAAATAGAATAGAAAAAATTAAGCAATGGATTCCACATATGAAATCTTTGGGTATAAATGCAGTTTATTTAGGCCCTGTTTTTGAATCTAATACCCATGGATATGATACCACTGATTATTATAAAATTGATAAAAGATTAGGGAGTAATGAAGACTTTAAAGCTCTTTGTAAATCACTACATGAAAATGGAATTAGAATAGTATTAGATGGAGTATTTAATCATGTAGGAAGAAATTTCTTTGCGTTTAAGGACATCATAAAAAATGACCAAAATTCAAAGTATCGCAATTGGTTTTCAAATATTAATTTTAGCTTAGAAAGCCCTTATAAAGATAATTTTTCATATGATACATGGGAAGGACATTATGAGCTAGTAAAACTAAATTTGAAAAATCCCGAAGTAAAAGAACATTTATTCAAAGCAGTTTCCTACTGGATAGAAACTTTTAATATTGATGGTTTAAGATTAGATGCTGCCAATTGCCTAGATATAAATTTTCTAAAAGAACTTTCAGTTTACTGTAAAAACAAAAAAGAAGATTTTTGGTTAATGGGTGAAGTAATACATGGTGATTATAATATATGGGCAAATGAAAATATGTTAGATTCTATTACTAACTATGAATGTTATAAAGGTATTTATTCAAGTTTAAATGATAAAAATTATTTTGAAATAAATTATTCTCTTAATAGAGAATTTGGAGAACACGGAATATACAAAAATTTAAATCTTTATAATTTTATTGATAATCATGATGTAACTAGGATATCAAGTATATTAAATAACCCAAATCATATTTATCTTGCATATACTATGCTTTTTACAATGCCTGGAGTACCTTCTGTATACTATGGTAGTGAGTATGGTATTAAGGGGAAAAAATGTGGAAATTCTGATTTAGCTTTAAGACCCAGTTTATATGAAATAAAAAATCAAACATTGAATGAAAAGCTTTTTGATTTAATAACTCAGCTTTCTAAAATAAGAACTTTTTCTCCTTCATTAAAATTTGGAATATATAAGGAAATTGTTATAAAGAATGAACAAATTGTCTTTGCTAGAATTTACAATGAAGAAACCATTTTAGTTGTATTAAACTTATCAGATAATCAAATTACCTCTTTCAAATTTAATATTACTAATCATGGAACTTATTTGTTAGACCTTCTAGAAAATAATAAAGAATATACTTTAGAAAACGGAACAATAACTTTAGACCTTGAACCTTACTGTAAAAAAATACTAAAGATTTTATAA
- a CDS encoding DUF441 domain-containing protein, translating into MESNIMLIVILIASVVGKANSVAIATCILLMIKLLNIEEYIFPSIEKNGVTIGLILLIAAILIPIAKGTVTSNNVKNVFTSCIGVIALILSFLTTYLSGIGLNYLTVQGHGDIMPAMILGSVAAAAFLGGVPVGPLITSGMLAVIAKLIHK; encoded by the coding sequence TTGGAGTCAAATATTATGTTAATTGTGATACTTATTGCATCAGTAGTAGGTAAAGCAAATTCTGTGGCAATAGCTACTTGTATTCTTTTAATGATTAAACTTTTAAATATAGAAGAATATATTTTTCCATCTATAGAGAAGAATGGGGTAACTATAGGCTTGATATTACTTATAGCTGCTATATTAATTCCTATTGCAAAAGGAACTGTTACATCAAACAATGTAAAAAATGTGTTTACATCATGCATAGGTGTAATTGCATTAATATTATCTTTCTTGACCACTTATTTAAGTGGTATTGGTTTAAATTATCTTACTGTACAGGGGCATGGAGATATTATGCCTGCAATGATTTTGGGATCAGTAGCAGCTGCAGCTTTTTTGGGTGGAGTTCCAGTAGGACCACTTATTACATCAGGAATGCTTGCAGTAATTGCAAAATTAATACACAAATAA
- a CDS encoding glycoside hydrolase family 113, which yields MNKKKIVILLVIIIIIGAVFHVIMINPDSRGFVNKNINKIEGKTLNEKFQTKIKSGNLATDYKIDEAISDVDKFKLNTLNVPIVVDIKDLSSSDMTVDKASEEKAKNLIKKLRGKKINIILEPYPWIDNGSKYETAWKPNDLNAFFWNWKSKVLKTLIDDIAIPYHVDALNIGSSFINMEFAEGYWCDTIDYVRKYYKGLVTYRMGWWYTAKWKPETITDYENKLNNKMFSKLDFISIAAYFELTNKGTNTAENIFNAIESTQIYDRKQNIKQEIKNLNDKWNKPIFFGELGFPKTNYASVHPWNPYQNDVTNNVEQANCFEGYRKAFEKESWFLGFSIFAIGENSIDKRYYPSEESTKVINDWYKDSKK from the coding sequence ATGAATAAGAAAAAAATCGTAATATTATTGGTGATAATAATTATAATAGGTGCTGTATTTCATGTTATTATGATTAATCCAGATTCCAGAGGATTTGTTAACAAAAATATAAATAAAATTGAGGGAAAAACGCTAAATGAAAAATTTCAAACAAAAATTAAATCAGGTAATTTAGCTACAGATTATAAAATTGATGAGGCCATAAGTGATGTAGATAAATTTAAGTTAAATACTTTAAATGTTCCTATTGTTGTAGACATAAAAGATTTGTCATCTAGTGATATGACAGTAGATAAAGCTAGTGAAGAGAAGGCAAAAAATTTGATAAAGAAACTAAGAGGAAAGAAAATAAATATAATATTAGAACCTTATCCATGGATAGATAATGGAAGTAAATATGAAACAGCGTGGAAACCTAATGATTTAAATGCTTTTTTTTGGAATTGGAAAAGTAAAGTATTAAAAACTTTAATTGATGATATTGCAATACCATATCATGTAGATGCATTGAATATAGGTTCAAGCTTCATAAATATGGAATTTGCAGAAGGTTATTGGTGTGATACAATAGATTATGTTAGAAAATATTATAAAGGACTAGTAACTTATAGAATGGGTTGGTGGTATACAGCTAAGTGGAAGCCAGAGACAATTACTGATTATGAAAATAAATTAAATAATAAAATGTTTTCAAAGCTGGATTTTATTTCTATTGCAGCTTACTTTGAACTTACAAATAAGGGCACTAATACTGCAGAAAATATATTTAATGCTATAGAGAGCACACAAATATATGATAGAAAGCAGAATATAAAACAAGAAATAAAAAATTTAAATGATAAATGGAATAAACCTATTTTCTTTGGAGAATTAGGATTTCCAAAAACTAATTATGCTTCTGTACATCCATGGAATCCATATCAAAATGATGTAACAAATAATGTAGAACAAGCTAATTGCTTTGAAGGTTATAGAAAAGCATTTGAAAAAGAATCCTGGTTTTTAGGATTTTCTATATTTGCAATAGGAGAAAATAGTATAGATAAAAGATATTATCCTAGCGAAGAAAGCACAAAAGTTATCAATGATTGGTATAAAGATAGTAAAAAATAA
- a CDS encoding MogA/MoaB family molybdenum cofactor biosynthesis protein, with protein sequence MIKTAIITVSDKGSRGEREDGTGEALKNILDPNYYSIDYYKIIPDELDKIVEELVYLSDDLKVNLVLTNGGTGFSKRDVTPEATMKVIKKYVPGIGEVMRSESLKVTSKAMLSRAIAGIRNDTLIINLPGSPKGAVENLQAVLPALPHGIDILTGKASECAR encoded by the coding sequence ATGATAAAGACAGCTATAATTACTGTAAGTGATAAGGGATCTAGAGGAGAAAGAGAGGATGGAACAGGAGAAGCATTAAAGAATATATTAGATCCAAATTATTATAGTATAGACTATTATAAAATTATACCTGATGAGTTAGATAAAATAGTAGAAGAGTTAGTATATCTTTCAGATGATTTAAAAGTAAATTTAGTACTAACTAATGGAGGCACAGGTTTTTCAAAAAGGGATGTGACTCCTGAGGCTACAATGAAAGTGATAAAAAAGTATGTGCCTGGTATAGGAGAAGTTATGAGAAGTGAATCCTTAAAAGTAACTTCTAAAGCTATGTTGTCAAGAGCAATTGCAGGTATAAGAAATGATACTTTAATTATTAATTTACCTGGTAGTCCTAAAGGAGCAGTGGAAAATTTGCAAGCAGTATTGCCTGCACTTCCACATGGAATAGATATATTAACAGGAAAAGCTTCAGAGTGTGCAAGATAG
- the moaC gene encoding cyclic pyranopterin monophosphate synthase MoaC: MELTHINDEGRAKMVDVSEKKDTEREAIAKGSIYMKEETLKRINDGGIKKGDVLSVAQVGAIMGAKNTSHIIPMCHPIMISGCDIRFNLDFENFKIDIEAITKTVGKTGIEMEALTAVSVAALTIYDMCKAIDRGMVISDIMLMRKSGGKSGVFQH, encoded by the coding sequence ATGGAACTTACACATATAAACGATGAAGGAAGAGCTAAAATGGTTGATGTAAGTGAAAAAAAAGATACTGAAAGAGAAGCAATAGCAAAAGGCTCTATATACATGAAAGAAGAAACTCTTAAAAGAATTAATGATGGTGGAATAAAAAAAGGTGATGTACTTTCAGTGGCACAGGTTGGTGCTATAATGGGAGCTAAAAATACATCACATATTATTCCAATGTGCCATCCGATTATGATATCAGGATGTGATATTAGATTCAATCTAGATTTTGAAAATTTTAAGATAGATATTGAAGCAATAACTAAAACTGTAGGAAAAACTGGAATTGAAATGGAAGCACTTACTGCAGTTTCAGTGGCAGCACTTACTATTTATGATATGTGTAAAGCTATAGATAGAGGAATGGTAATATCAGATATCATGCTAATGCGAAAAAGTGGAGGAAAATCGGGAGTATTTCAGCACTAA
- a CDS encoding MOSC domain-containing protein → MARVVAVNISEVKGVIKKPIEKGYFKENYGLEGDAHAGDWHRQVSLLSQESIDKMKAMGVEGLSSGKFAENITTEGITLYELPIGTKLKIGETLMEVTQIGKECHKGCAIRSQVGDCIMPREGIFTKVLKGGYIKSGDTIERI, encoded by the coding sequence ATGGCTAGAGTTGTTGCTGTAAATATAAGTGAAGTTAAGGGAGTTATAAAAAAACCAATAGAAAAAGGTTACTTTAAAGAAAATTATGGATTGGAAGGAGATGCCCATGCTGGAGATTGGCATAGGCAGGTTAGTTTACTTTCACAAGAGAGTATCGATAAAATGAAAGCTATGGGAGTAGAAGGATTAAGTAGTGGTAAATTTGCAGAAAATATAACTACAGAAGGTATAACTTTATATGAACTTCCAATTGGAACTAAGCTTAAAATAGGTGAAACTTTGATGGAAGTAACTCAAATAGGGAAAGAATGTCATAAAGGATGTGCTATACGTAGCCAGGTAGGTGATTGTATTATGCCAAGGGAAGGTATATTTACAAAAGTTTTAAAAGGTGGTTACATAAAATCAGGAGATACAATAGAAAGAATTTAA
- a CDS encoding HD-GYP domain-containing protein, with the protein MRYIPILCLKEGMKLGKNIYSTEGVVLLAENVILTEEYIASLIKIGVNGVYIDDNISSDIVVQNIISDELRIEAIKSIKSIYNNSRNVGRTINMVENIAKSIMFEILRSKNIMINMIDIKTFDDYMYTHCLNVGVLAAVVGVGLNLDTKKIEKLTAAGLLHDIGKVFISKDLLNKTEKLTEEEEKLIRSHAELGYRYIKQYYTIPVTSYVGVLQHHERFDGKGYPDGKKGDEISQFGRIICLCDAYDKLVTEAPTRKACIPSEAIEYIMANNGQMFDPKLVKVFLRRVAPYPIGSILRLSNGEKVIVIENNEECSIRPKVRNVETQEVYDLTYDWNLRNVTIIDVEDM; encoded by the coding sequence ATGAGATACATTCCAATACTATGCCTTAAAGAAGGTATGAAGCTTGGCAAAAATATATATTCCACTGAAGGTGTTGTGCTTTTAGCTGAAAATGTAATTTTAACTGAAGAATATATAGCCAGTCTTATAAAGATAGGCGTTAATGGTGTTTATATAGATGATAATATATCTTCTGACATAGTAGTACAAAATATAATTTCAGATGAACTTAGAATTGAAGCAATAAAATCCATTAAAAGTATATATAACAATTCTCGTAATGTAGGAAGAACAATAAATATGGTTGAAAATATAGCTAAAAGTATTATGTTTGAAATTTTGCGAAGCAAAAATATAATGATAAATATGATAGATATTAAAACTTTTGATGATTATATGTACACTCACTGTTTAAATGTAGGTGTGTTAGCAGCGGTAGTTGGAGTAGGACTTAATTTAGATACTAAAAAAATAGAAAAGTTAACAGCTGCTGGATTATTACATGACATTGGTAAAGTGTTTATTAGTAAAGATTTGTTGAATAAAACTGAAAAATTAACAGAAGAAGAGGAAAAATTAATTAGAAGTCATGCTGAACTTGGATATAGATATATAAAGCAATATTACACTATACCTGTTACATCTTATGTAGGTGTGCTTCAGCATCACGAAAGATTTGATGGTAAAGGATATCCTGATGGTAAAAAAGGAGATGAGATATCACAGTTTGGAAGAATTATATGTCTTTGCGATGCCTATGATAAATTGGTTACAGAAGCACCTACAAGAAAGGCATGCATACCTTCAGAAGCCATAGAATATATAATGGCTAATAATGGTCAAATGTTTGATCCAAAGTTGGTAAAAGTATTTCTTAGAAGAGTGGCGCCATATCCTATAGGATCAATTTTAAGACTGAGCAATGGAGAAAAAGTTATTGTAATAGAAAACAATGAAGAATGTTCTATTCGTCCTAAAGTTAGAAATGTAGAAACTCAAGAAGTATATGATTTAACTTATGATTGGAATTTAAGAAATGTAACAATTATTGATGTAGAAGATATGTAA
- a CDS encoding AI-2E family transporter: MDFLKEFFSKESTKRFLFFVVLIIILYLLESLLNMLLLTFLFTYLMNSLQGVIIKQLKKITPVKEKLITILLYTLLFTSIILIIVNYIPLLITETKSLLNQPIFDFNTNYSSNSNSDIIQKYLVSALQQIDLQKYVKSGFDITVQLAANIGKWSANVFIAIMLSLFFMLEKNKIIAFLEKFKTSKVSVMYKYFSFFGNNFLNSFGKVIQAQIVIAFANTIISVIMLSILKFPQLISLGFMIFILSLVPVAGVIISLIPLSLIAFKIGGFTKVLYVLIMVAVVHSLESYILNPKLMSAKIELPIFFTFIILIASEHFMGVWGLLIGIPLVMFILDLLDVKVND, encoded by the coding sequence ATGGACTTTTTAAAAGAATTTTTTTCAAAAGAATCTACTAAGAGATTTCTATTTTTTGTTGTTTTAATAATAATTTTGTATTTGTTAGAATCTTTATTAAATATGTTATTGTTGACTTTTCTATTTACTTATTTAATGAATAGTTTGCAAGGGGTAATTATAAAGCAATTAAAAAAAATTACTCCTGTAAAAGAAAAACTTATTACAATTCTTTTGTACACTTTATTATTTACTTCTATAATTTTAATAATAGTAAATTATATACCTTTGCTCATTACTGAAACTAAATCTCTGTTAAATCAGCCTATATTTGATTTTAATACTAATTATAGTTCTAATTCTAATTCAGACATTATTCAAAAATACTTAGTAAGTGCATTACAACAAATCGACTTACAAAAGTATGTAAAATCAGGCTTTGATATTACAGTTCAGCTAGCTGCAAATATAGGAAAATGGAGTGCCAATGTATTCATTGCTATAATGTTAAGTTTATTCTTTATGCTGGAAAAGAATAAAATCATTGCTTTTTTAGAAAAGTTTAAAACAAGCAAAGTAAGTGTTATGTATAAATATTTTAGCTTTTTCGGAAATAATTTTTTAAATTCCTTTGGTAAGGTAATCCAGGCTCAAATTGTAATAGCTTTTGCCAATACTATAATTTCTGTTATTATGCTTTCTATATTAAAATTTCCTCAATTAATTTCATTGGGATTTATGATATTTATATTAAGTTTAGTTCCAGTAGCAGGAGTTATAATTTCACTTATACCACTTTCTTTAATTGCATTTAAAATAGGTGGATTTACTAAAGTTTTATATGTATTAATTATGGTAGCAGTAGTTCATTCACTTGAAAGTTATATTTTAAATCCTAAGTTGATGTCAGCTAAAATTGAATTACCTATATTCTTTACTTTTATAATTCTTATAGCTTCCGAACATTTTATGGGAGTATGGGGATTACTTATAGGTATTCCACTTGTAATGTTTATATTAGACTTACTTGATGTGAAAGTAAATGATTAG